A genomic stretch from Methanobrevibacter olleyae includes:
- the dnaG gene encoding DNA primase DnaG, translating to MGKGIELTTTKYLIHAQINANGIVEKPDVVGAVFGQTEGLLSNDLDLRELQRTGRIGRIQVIIHSNGGRAKGEIVIPSSLDRIETAILAASLETINRVGPCEASIEILRVEDVRAVKRQQVINRAKEIYMSMMETVSPESMKMIEEIRESMRVHEISEFGEERLPAGPNVHTSDAIIVVEGRNDVLNLLKYGIKNTVAVEGVNIPNSVAELTKKRTVTAFVDGDRGGELILKELLQVGDVDYVTRAPRGKEVEDLEKEEILIALRDKAPTEQVINNLDFNLDTQVKIPKNKINRTDRKSSDRRTKNLNKSDKFHGNKNGRADRKDKFDRKDRKNGRNDRRGKDRNSRGRRDRNSDKIQDSRIKLLKNMLKDLEGTGNSEILDDSLNLLKETKVETLYEELKQNNTDADTVIFDGVISQRLVDIAYSKGIKTLVAFKSSRVIKRPDKLRLVTLN from the coding sequence ATGGGAAAAGGAATAGAATTAACTACAACTAAATATCTTATTCATGCTCAAATTAATGCAAACGGAATCGTAGAAAAACCTGATGTGGTAGGTGCGGTTTTTGGGCAAACTGAAGGTCTTTTAAGTAATGATTTAGATTTAAGAGAGCTTCAAAGAACTGGAAGAATTGGAAGAATCCAAGTTATTATACACTCAAATGGAGGACGTGCAAAAGGAGAAATTGTTATTCCATCTAGTTTAGATAGAATCGAAACTGCTATCCTTGCAGCATCCTTAGAAACCATCAATCGTGTAGGTCCTTGTGAAGCTTCTATTGAAATTCTTAGAGTAGAAGATGTTAGAGCTGTGAAAAGACAACAAGTTATCAATCGTGCAAAAGAAATTTATATGAGTATGATGGAAACTGTCTCTCCTGAAAGTATGAAAATGATTGAAGAAATCAGAGAATCTATGAGAGTTCATGAAATTTCTGAATTCGGAGAAGAAAGACTTCCTGCAGGTCCAAATGTACATACTTCCGATGCAATCATCGTTGTAGAAGGAAGAAACGATGTCTTAAATTTATTAAAATACGGAATTAAAAACACTGTCGCAGTTGAAGGGGTAAACATTCCTAACAGTGTAGCTGAGCTAACTAAAAAAAGAACTGTAACTGCATTTGTTGATGGTGACCGTGGTGGAGAACTAATCTTAAAAGAGCTTTTACAAGTTGGAGATGTTGATTACGTTACAAGAGCTCCAAGAGGTAAAGAAGTAGAAGACCTTGAAAAAGAGGAAATCTTAATTGCTTTAAGAGATAAAGCTCCTACTGAACAAGTTATTAATAACCTTGATTTTAACTTAGACACCCAAGTTAAAATACCTAAAAATAAAATCAACAGAACTGATAGAAAGTCCAGTGATAGAAGAACAAAGAACTTAAATAAGTCTGATAAATTCCACGGAAACAAAAACGGCAGAGCTGATCGTAAAGATAAGTTTGATAGAAAAGATAGAAAAAATGGCAGAAACGATCGTAGAGGAAAAGACAGAAATTCCAGAGGCCGTAGAGATAGAAACAGTGACAAGATCCAAGACAGTAGAATAAAATTATTAAAGAACATGCTAAAAGATTTAGAAGGAACTGGAAACAGTGAAATCTTAGATGATTCTTTAAATTTATTAAAAGAAACTAAAGTAGAAACCCTTTATGAAGAGTTAAAACAAAACAATACCGATGCAGACACTGTTATTTTTGATGGTGTAATTAGTCAAAGACTAGTTGACATTGCATACTCTAAAGGAATAAAAACATTAGTTGCTTTTAAATCCAGTAGAGTAATTAAAAGACCAGATAAACTTAGATTAGTTACTTTAAATTAA
- the xerA gene encoding site-specific tyrosine recombinase/integron integrase: MKVFDFDGMLEDYLIELEIRNYSENTIKTYSSIIHNLIEYMKNEDNLYDGRKFLAIFRKYIRDLKRNKNLSQNYIYLNTVVSKKFLEFNEIYFLEDIKNPKRTKSLPKSLNEKEVRDLIDAVNINENDTSLKLKSKRRDKVILTLLYSTGLRISELVKLLKIDIDFDERTIRVRGKGDKDRIVLFDEDTKELLLDYLNKDNNGSEFIFVNRNGNKLSPRYLQMMIKNYAKEAGIKKKVTPHVLRHSFATHLLKNGVDIRVIQQLLGHSSLSTTQIYTSVDMDTIKTVYDQARE, from the coding sequence ATGAAGGTATTTGACTTTGATGGTATGCTTGAAGACTATTTAATCGAATTAGAAATTAGAAACTATTCAGAAAATACCATAAAAACATATAGCTCTATAATCCATAACTTAATTGAATATATGAAAAATGAGGATAATTTATACGATGGAAGAAAATTCTTAGCTATTTTTAGAAAGTACATCCGCGATTTAAAAAGAAATAAGAACCTCAGTCAAAATTATATCTATTTAAATACAGTTGTATCTAAAAAATTTTTAGAATTTAATGAAATTTATTTTCTAGAGGATATTAAAAATCCTAAAAGAACAAAATCATTACCTAAATCATTAAATGAAAAAGAGGTTAGAGATTTAATTGATGCTGTAAATATAAATGAAAATGACACCTCCCTTAAGCTAAAGTCAAAAAGAAGAGATAAAGTTATACTTACATTACTTTATTCTACAGGCCTTCGTATTTCAGAATTAGTAAAATTATTAAAAATAGATATTGATTTTGATGAGAGAACTATAAGGGTTAGAGGAAAAGGAGATAAAGACAGAATCGTTCTTTTTGATGAAGATACTAAAGAACTTTTACTAGATTATCTTAATAAAGATAATAATGGCTCCGAATTTATATTTGTAAATAGAAATGGAAATAAATTAAGTCCGAGATACCTTCAAATGATGATAAAAAACTATGCAAAAGAAGCTGGAATCAAAAAGAAGGTTACACCTCATGTTTTAAGACATTCCTTTGCAACACATTTGCTTAAAAATGGAGTGGACATTAGGGTAATTCAGCAATTACTAGGACATTCAAGTCTTTCTACTACTCAGATCTATACTAGTGTAGATATGGATACAATAAAAACAGTTTACGACCAAGCTAGAGAATAA
- a CDS encoding ATP-grasp domain-containing protein produces the protein MENLLIMGINTRPMVNSALKLDYRTFSLSYFKTLDFKMPYAEKHLLDQESAISCGKFEDNYSPYKLLELSKDFLYGRAGEINNLRNSEIDKIVLTAGINLNDFCGKFKKFRKIVCGNKNTHDVDNKFRFYKKLRNKFNIPLTFQASDVDEICEILKEHSNSQFILKPIQGGGGLGIFMLNNGSSNEIKYLNEVCENISLENYMLQEYIEGINLSSSVLSSHSDRKNLINSRLITESDLGKNSFEYSGNILPLDENSFKVFNNVQRNINSKAKTNSKNIINPNITKAKTNSKNIINPNITKAKTNSKNIINPNINIDELNDEMKNTSEDLIKEFKLIGSNGVDYILDKNGELKIIEINPRLQGTYELVEEVMNINLLDAHIKACEGELIDVPQANQYSIKKIIYARKQVSVGDLNIPNVRDIPFKGVKIENNQPVVTIISSNKNLNTAINYLKIAEKEVYKNIE, from the coding sequence ATGGAAAATTTACTCATTATGGGAATTAACACAAGACCTATGGTTAATTCTGCATTAAAATTAGACTACAGGACATTTTCTCTAAGTTATTTTAAAACTCTTGATTTTAAAATGCCTTATGCAGAAAAACATCTTTTAGACCAAGAAAGTGCCATATCCTGTGGAAAATTTGAAGATAATTATTCACCATACAAACTTCTTGAATTGTCAAAGGATTTTCTATATGGAAGGGCAGGTGAAATAAATAATCTAAGAAATAGTGAAATAGATAAAATCGTATTAACTGCAGGAATTAACCTAAATGATTTTTGTGGAAAATTTAAAAAATTTAGAAAAATTGTTTGTGGAAATAAAAACACCCATGATGTAGATAATAAATTTAGATTTTATAAAAAATTGAGAAATAAATTTAACATTCCACTTACATTTCAAGCAAGTGATGTAGATGAAATATGTGAAATTCTTAAAGAGCACAGTAACAGTCAATTTATTTTAAAACCCATTCAAGGAGGAGGGGGTTTAGGAATTTTCATGCTAAATAATGGAAGTTCAAATGAAATAAAATATCTCAATGAAGTTTGTGAAAATATTTCATTAGAAAATTATATGCTTCAAGAATATATTGAAGGAATAAATCTATCATCATCAGTTTTATCAAGTCATAGTGATAGAAAAAATTTAATAAATTCAAGATTAATTACTGAATCAGATTTAGGTAAAAATTCATTTGAATATTCTGGAAATATTTTACCTTTAGATGAAAATAGTTTTAAAGTGTTTAATAATGTTCAAAGAAATATAAATTCTAAAGCTAAGACTAATTCTAAAAATATTATTAATCCAAATATTACTAAAGCTAAGACTAATTCTAAAAATATTATTAATCCAAATATTACTAAAGCTAAGACTAATTCTAAAAATATTATTAATCCAAATATTAATATTGATGAATTAAATGATGAGATGAAAAATACCTCTGAAGATTTAATAAAAGAATTTAAATTAATTGGATCTAATGGTGTCGATTATATTTTAGATAAAAATGGAGAATTAAAAATTATTGAAATCAATCCAAGACTACAAGGAACATACGAATTAGTTGAAGAGGTAATGAATATAAATCTTTTAGATGCCCACATTAAAGCATGTGAAGGAGAATTAATTGATGTTCCTCAAGCTAATCAGTATTCAATTAAAAAGATAATTTATGCAAGAAAACAAGTTAGTGTTGGAGATTTAAATATTCCAAATGTGCGAGATATTCCATTTAAAGGAGTGAAAATAGAAAATAATCAACCAGTAGTAACTATTATAAGTTCAAATAAGAATTTAAATACTGCAATTAATTATCTGAAAATAGCTGAAAAAGAAGTTTATAAAAATATTGAATAA
- a CDS encoding V-type ATP synthase subunit D: MAEEILDGINPTRMELLALKDREKLAVKGHSLLKQKRDALIKEFFDILDRVKGARENAETNLSDAYVALTEAQITMGDLAVQKAALSVKESVKVDISSRSIMGVSVPIADMEMESRTLVDRGYGLSDTSIQLDEAAKKFENALVYIIELGEIEKTIYLLADEIEATKRRVNSLEHIMIPKFQATIKSINMKLEEMERENFVRMKMIRSTIEKNEEEALAKAQLKIAEE; the protein is encoded by the coding sequence ATGGCAGAAGAAATACTTGATGGTATTAACCCTACTCGTATGGAGTTATTGGCTCTTAAAGATAGAGAAAAACTTGCAGTTAAAGGTCACAGCTTGTTAAAACAAAAAAGGGATGCTTTAATTAAAGAGTTTTTCGACATCTTAGATAGAGTTAAAGGTGCTCGTGAAAATGCAGAAACTAACTTATCTGATGCTTACGTAGCACTTACTGAAGCTCAAATTACTATGGGTGATTTAGCTGTTCAAAAAGCAGCATTATCTGTTAAAGAATCTGTTAAAGTAGATATTTCTTCAAGAAGTATTATGGGGGTTTCCGTACCTATTGCAGATATGGAAATGGAATCAAGAACTTTAGTTGATAGAGGATATGGTTTATCTGATACTTCTATTCAATTAGATGAAGCAGCTAAAAAATTCGAAAATGCTTTAGTATATATTATTGAATTAGGAGAGATAGAAAAAACCATTTATCTTTTAGCTGATGAGATTGAAGCTACTAAACGTAGAGTAAACTCTCTTGAGCACATTATGATTCCTAAATTCCAAGCTACTATTAAATCTATTAATATGAAACTTGAAGAGATGGAAAGGGAAAACTTCGTAAGAATGAAGATGATCAGATCTACAATCGAGAAAAACGAAGAAGAAGCTTTAGCAAAAGCTCAATTAAAAATAGCAGAAGAATAA
- a CDS encoding ATP synthase subunit B — translation MNADIKTREYTTVSEVSGPLMIVEGVEGVAYNEIVEIEAPTGEHRRGQVLEVKDDVAVVQVFEGTTDLNTLNTKVRFTGETAKIGVSKDMMGRIFDGTGKPIDGGPEIIPEKELDINGSPMNPASREFPAEFIQTGISTIDGMNTLVRGQKLPIFSGSGLPHNDLAAQIARQAKVVGSDDEFAVIFAAMGITHEEANFFMRDFERTGALEKVTVFMNLADDPAIERILTPKMALTTAEYLAFEHNMHVLVILTDLSNYCEALREISAARDEVPGRRGYPGYMYTDLAGIYERAGRIAGKEGSITQMPILVMPQDDITHPIPDLTGYITEGQIVLSRDIHRNGIYPPVDVLPSLSRLMSGGIGDSKTRDDHSGVSDQLYSAYAEGRNLRDLVAVVGEDALTERDQSFLAFAENFEKEFITQAKDEDRSIIETLDLGWKLLTVLPKSELKRVKDEFIEKYYPE, via the coding sequence ATGAACGCAGATATTAAAACAAGAGAATATACAACAGTTTCTGAAGTTTCTGGTCCTTTGATGATAGTAGAAGGTGTTGAAGGTGTAGCTTACAATGAAATCGTAGAAATTGAAGCTCCTACCGGTGAACACAGAAGAGGGCAAGTGTTAGAAGTAAAAGATGATGTAGCTGTTGTTCAAGTATTTGAAGGTACTACTGACTTAAACACCCTTAACACTAAAGTAAGATTCACTGGAGAAACTGCTAAAATTGGTGTTTCAAAAGATATGATGGGTCGTATCTTCGACGGTACCGGTAAGCCTATTGACGGTGGTCCAGAAATCATTCCTGAAAAGGAACTCGATATTAACGGAAGTCCTATGAACCCTGCATCAAGAGAATTCCCTGCAGAGTTTATCCAAACTGGTATTTCCACTATTGATGGAATGAATACACTTGTAAGAGGACAAAAATTACCAATCTTTTCAGGATCTGGTTTACCACACAACGATTTAGCTGCTCAAATTGCAAGACAAGCTAAAGTAGTAGGTTCAGACGATGAGTTTGCAGTAATATTCGCTGCTATGGGTATTACTCACGAAGAGGCAAACTTCTTTATGAGAGATTTCGAAAGAACTGGAGCATTAGAAAAAGTAACTGTATTCATGAACTTAGCTGATGATCCAGCTATTGAAAGAATTCTTACTCCTAAAATGGCATTAACTACTGCCGAATACTTAGCGTTTGAACACAATATGCATGTATTGGTTATACTTACTGACTTATCTAACTATTGTGAAGCATTAAGGGAAATTTCTGCAGCTAGGGACGAAGTACCTGGTCGTAGAGGTTACCCGGGATACATGTATACTGATTTAGCAGGTATTTACGAACGTGCAGGACGTATTGCAGGTAAAGAAGGTTCTATTACTCAGATGCCTATCTTAGTTATGCCTCAAGACGATATTACTCACCCAATTCCTGACTTAACTGGATATATTACTGAAGGGCAAATCGTACTTAGTAGGGATATCCACAGGAATGGTATTTATCCACCTGTAGACGTACTTCCATCCTTATCTCGTTTGATGAGTGGTGGTATTGGTGATAGCAAAACTCGTGATGACCACAGTGGTGTATCTGACCAACTTTATTCTGCTTATGCAGAAGGACGTAACTTAAGAGACCTTGTTGCAGTAGTAGGGGAAGATGCTCTTACTGAAAGAGATCAAAGTTTCTTGGCATTTGCTGAAAACTTTGAAAAAGAGTTTATCACTCAAGCTAAAGATGAAGATAGAAGTATTATTGAAACTTTAGATCTTGGTTGGAAATTATTAACCGTATTACCTAAATCTGAACTTAAAAGAGTAAAAGATGAATTTATTGAAAAATATTACCCAGAATAA
- a CDS encoding ATP synthase subunit A — translation MINEGNIIKIAGPVIVADGMRGTQMYEVVRVGEARLIGEIIELEGDTATIQVYEETAGVKPGEKVESTGGPLSVELGPGVMGSIFDGIQRPLEVIKDISGDYIARGIDVPSIDKEKKWTFEPIAKVGDKVTGGDILGQVQETSAVVQKIMVPPMVEGTVKSIATKAEYTVLETIAEIETADEIKEIQMLQKWPVRKGRPYKEKLDPDIPLITGQRAQDTFFCLAKGGAAAIPGPFGSGKTVTQQQLAKWADADIVVYIGCGERGNEMTEVLTEFPFLTDPKTGNPIMDRTVLIANTSNMPVAAREACVYTGITIAEYFRDQGYDVALMADSTSRWAEAMREISGRLEEMPGEEGYPAYLASRLAQFYERAGRVITIGQDPKESSVTVVGAVSPPGGDLSEPVTQNTLRICKVFWALDASLADKRHFPSIDWLQSYSLYVESITNWWQENASEEWRANRDEAMVLLQKESELQEIVQLVGPDALPDSEQVILETTRMLREDFLQQNAFDDVDTYCSPTKQAGMLATILRFHEAAGAAVVRGADVKEIAALTVKEDIARMKYIPEEEFEARIKEIQEKVVTQCAEV, via the coding sequence ATGATTAATGAAGGAAATATTATTAAAATTGCAGGTCCTGTTATCGTTGCAGATGGTATGAGAGGAACTCAAATGTATGAAGTGGTAAGAGTCGGTGAAGCAAGGCTCATTGGTGAGATTATCGAGCTCGAAGGTGACACCGCTACCATTCAAGTTTATGAAGAAACTGCTGGGGTAAAACCTGGCGAAAAAGTAGAAAGTACTGGAGGTCCATTATCTGTAGAACTTGGACCTGGTGTAATGGGTTCTATTTTTGATGGAATTCAAAGACCTTTAGAGGTAATTAAAGATATTTCTGGTGATTATATTGCTAGAGGTATTGATGTACCTTCTATTGACAAAGAGAAAAAATGGACTTTTGAGCCTATTGCTAAAGTAGGGGATAAAGTTACTGGCGGAGATATTCTTGGACAAGTACAAGAAACATCTGCAGTTGTTCAAAAGATTATGGTTCCTCCAATGGTTGAAGGTACTGTAAAATCTATTGCTACAAAAGCAGAATACACTGTACTTGAAACTATTGCAGAAATTGAAACTGCTGATGAAATAAAAGAAATTCAAATGTTACAAAAATGGCCTGTTCGTAAAGGACGTCCATACAAAGAAAAACTGGATCCGGATATTCCACTTATCACTGGTCAAAGAGCACAGGATACTTTCTTCTGCTTAGCTAAAGGAGGAGCAGCAGCTATTCCTGGTCCTTTCGGTTCAGGTAAAACTGTTACTCAACAACAATTAGCTAAATGGGCAGATGCAGATATTGTGGTATATATTGGATGTGGAGAACGTGGAAACGAAATGACTGAGGTACTTACCGAGTTTCCATTCCTCACTGACCCTAAAACTGGAAATCCAATTATGGATAGAACTGTTCTTATTGCAAACACTTCTAACATGCCAGTAGCAGCTCGTGAAGCATGTGTATATACTGGTATCACTATTGCAGAATACTTCCGTGACCAAGGTTACGATGTAGCACTTATGGCAGATTCTACTTCCAGATGGGCAGAAGCTATGAGAGAGATTTCTGGAAGATTAGAAGAAATGCCTGGGGAAGAAGGTTACCCTGCATACTTAGCATCTAGACTTGCTCAGTTCTATGAAAGGGCTGGAAGAGTGATTACTATTGGTCAAGATCCTAAAGAATCTTCTGTTACTGTAGTAGGTGCAGTATCACCTCCTGGTGGAGACTTATCTGAACCAGTTACTCAAAACACCTTACGTATCTGTAAAGTATTTTGGGCATTAGATGCATCTCTTGCAGATAAACGTCACTTCCCTTCCATTGACTGGTTACAAAGTTACTCTTTATATGTAGAAAGCATTACCAACTGGTGGCAGGAAAACGCTTCAGAAGAATGGAGAGCAAACAGGGACGAAGCTATGGTTCTCTTACAAAAAGAATCAGAACTTCAAGAAATTGTACAATTAGTAGGTCCTGATGCATTACCGGATTCTGAACAAGTAATCTTAGAAACTACCCGTATGCTAAGAGAAGACTTCTTGCAGCAAAATGCATTTGACGATGTGGATACTTACTGTTCTCCAACTAAACAAGCAGGTATGTTAGCAACCATTCTCAGATTCCATGAAGCAGCAGGTGCAGCAGTAGTACGTGGTGCAGATGTAAAAGAGATTGCAGCTTTAACTGTTAAAGAGGACATTGCTAGAATGAAATACATCCCTGAAGAGGAATTTGAAGCAAGAATTAAAGAAATTCAAGAAAAAGTTGTAACACAATGTGCTGAGGTATAA
- a CDS encoding V-type ATP synthase subunit F, whose product MSDVAIIGDIDTVTGFKLGGVKKGIIVNNDDEAKNTLDELLKDEISIIIITQKIADNIREHINKRLGSDVLPMIIEIPDKSGSSEGGADQMAALIKRVIGVEMVK is encoded by the coding sequence ATGAGTGATGTTGCTATTATAGGAGATATCGATACTGTCACTGGTTTTAAACTTGGCGGAGTTAAAAAAGGTATTATTGTAAATAATGATGATGAAGCTAAAAACACTCTTGATGAGTTATTGAAGGACGAAATTTCAATTATTATAATTACACAAAAGATAGCTGATAACATAAGAGAACATATTAATAAACGTCTTGGTTCTGATGTGTTACCAATGATTATTGAGATACCAGATAAATCTGGTTCATCTGAAGGCGGTGCTGATCAAATGGCAGCTCTTATAAAGAGAGTTATCGGGGTAGAGATGGTTAAATGA
- a CDS encoding V-type ATP synthase subunit C → MADEIATIISSLGLSNEAFLAIVLLAFVVIGAIIVIVATRPILDVYPYLHPNARVRARKGRLFDEKQISELVEANNIDEITNYIRGSPDYAEYLDNYTLEKALDIQLGETYDLVSRMAPKGIQSSFKVMAKKSDIANIKSLLTAKEARLSKEATEELLIPTGSLYGDLERLSDVDTVTDVVAGLDGTEYAPVLEEVLPEYEKTAMILPLESALDKYYLDKLLASSETPSDENKQILYSYVGNQVDVANIKLILRAKVDGLDYDAISPYMINSGYQLREWKLKDLMETEGVTGVISSLEGTKYSEVLSDVLPEYNETGSVALFEKALDKFLVDSAKSYSMKKPLGIGPIIGFLSQKEVEIKNLKIIARSKREADFPISKIREMLV, encoded by the coding sequence ATGGCTGATGAAATTGCTACAATCATAAGTTCCTTAGGACTTTCTAATGAGGCATTTTTAGCAATAGTTCTTTTAGCATTTGTAGTTATTGGTGCAATTATTGTAATTGTTGCAACTAGACCAATCTTAGATGTTTATCCATATCTTCATCCTAATGCGAGAGTAAGAGCAAGAAAAGGGAGATTGTTTGATGAAAAACAGATTTCTGAACTTGTTGAAGCAAACAACATTGATGAAATTACTAATTATATTAGAGGATCTCCTGACTATGCCGAATACTTAGATAATTATACACTTGAAAAAGCATTAGATATTCAACTTGGTGAAACTTACGATTTAGTTTCAAGAATGGCTCCTAAAGGAATTCAATCTTCATTTAAAGTAATGGCAAAAAAATCTGACATTGCTAATATTAAAAGCTTATTAACTGCTAAAGAAGCAAGATTAAGTAAAGAAGCTACTGAAGAACTTTTAATTCCTACCGGTTCTTTATATGGAGATTTAGAACGTTTATCTGACGTTGATACTGTAACTGATGTTGTTGCAGGATTGGATGGAACTGAATATGCGCCAGTTTTAGAAGAAGTACTTCCTGAATATGAAAAAACAGCTATGATTCTTCCTTTAGAATCTGCTTTAGATAAATATTATTTAGATAAGTTACTTGCTTCCTCTGAAACTCCATCTGATGAGAATAAACAAATTCTCTATTCATATGTCGGTAATCAAGTAGATGTAGCTAATATTAAATTAATATTAAGGGCAAAAGTTGATGGATTAGATTACGATGCTATTAGTCCATATATGATTAATAGCGGATACCAATTAAGAGAATGGAAGCTTAAAGATCTCATGGAAACAGAAGGTGTCACTGGAGTTATTTCTTCATTAGAAGGAACCAAATACTCTGAAGTACTTAGTGATGTTCTTCCGGAATACAATGAAACTGGATCTGTAGCTCTCTTTGAAAAAGCTTTAGATAAGTTTTTAGTTGACTCTGCAAAATCCTATTCTATGAAAAAACCATTAGGTATTGGACCTATAATAGGATTCTTATCTCAAAAAGAAGTTGAAATCAAAAACTTAAAGATAATTGCAAGATCTAAAAGAGAAGCTGACTTCCCAATATCTAAAATTAGGGAGATGTTAGTATGA
- a CDS encoding V-type proton ATPase subunit E produces MSSGADKIVSNIMSEAQNKADANSSEAQVKVDAILADGEKRAEATKVKISEDAKKQAEMRYQQIISEAKMNARRAELGAKEEVIEETFSKATEDLKNKAATDDEEYIESLIEMIKEAATEIGGGDLIVLLKEDDIDKVKGKLDSIADKVKSLIKDRNKPVNLNAIAKDVFSETEVETTLEIGEPIDTIGGAILRTRNGEIQVNNTIESRMLRFKKSLRSEVAKTLFD; encoded by the coding sequence ATGAGCTCTGGGGCAGACAAAATTGTCTCTAACATAATGTCTGAAGCTCAAAATAAAGCTGATGCAAATAGTAGTGAAGCTCAAGTAAAAGTTGATGCTATTTTAGCTGATGGTGAAAAAAGAGCTGAAGCTACTAAGGTTAAAATCTCAGAAGATGCTAAAAAACAGGCTGAAATGAGATATCAACAAATTATTTCTGAAGCTAAAATGAATGCTCGTAGGGCAGAATTAGGGGCAAAAGAAGAGGTAATCGAAGAAACTTTCAGTAAAGCTACTGAAGATTTAAAAAATAAAGCAGCTACTGATGATGAAGAATATATAGAATCATTAATTGAAATGATTAAAGAAGCAGCTACTGAAATTGGTGGCGGAGATTTAATCGTTTTATTAAAAGAGGATGACATTGATAAAGTTAAAGGTAAATTAGATTCTATTGCTGATAAAGTCAAATCTTTAATCAAAGATAGAAATAAACCTGTTAATCTTAATGCTATAGCTAAAGATGTTTTCTCTGAAACTGAAGTTGAAACTACTTTGGAAATTGGTGAACCTATCGATACCATCGGTGGAGCTATATTAAGAACTAGAAATGGTGAAATTCAAGTTAATAACACTATTGAATCCAGAATGTTAAGATTTAAAAAATCATTACGTTCAGAAGTTGCAAAAACTTTATTTGATTAG
- a CDS encoding V-type ATP synthase subunit K (produces ATP from ADP in the presence of a proton gradient across the membrane; the K subunit is a nonenzymatic component which binds the dimeric form by interacting with the G and E subunits), with protein sequence MVEIALGTALAAIGAGVAIGFAGLGSGLGQGMAAAGSVGAVAEDNDMFARGIIFSALPETQAIYGFLIAILLLVFSGLLGQGQGISTTAGIVAIGVGASIGFAGLGSGMGQGMAAASSVGAIVEDNDMFARGIIFSALPETQAIYGFLIAILLMVFGGILA encoded by the coding sequence ATGGTAGAAATTGCTTTAGGTACTGCTTTAGCAGCTATTGGTGCTGGTGTGGCAATTGGTTTTGCTGGTTTAGGTTCTGGTTTAGGACAAGGTATGGCAGCAGCTGGATCCGTTGGTGCTGTAGCAGAAGATAACGATATGTTTGCAAGAGGTATTATTTTCTCAGCATTACCAGAAACTCAGGCTATTTACGGATTCTTGATTGCTATTTTATTACTTGTATTTTCAGGATTATTAGGTCAAGGCCAAGGTATTTCCACTACTGCAGGTATTGTAGCTATTGGTGTAGGTGCATCTATTGGATTTGCAGGTTTAGGTTCTGGTATGGGACAAGGTATGGCAGCAGCTTCCTCTGTTGGCGCTATCGTTGAAGATAATGACATGTTTGCAAGAGGTATTATTTTCTCTGCATTACCAGAAACTCAGGCTATTTACGGATTCTTGATTGCTATCTTACTTATGGTATTCGGTGGAATATTAGCTTAA